Within Chloracidobacterium sp., the genomic segment GTATGTAGCACGCAAGCGCGATCATCATCAGGGCGGAGTCCGAGATAAAGGACGTCCCGACCTGGATCCGGACCGCAAGCATCACGAATGCTCCGATAATGACCATCACGGCCGGAAGGTAACTTAGTAATCCGTTTTGTATTTCGAGTCTGTCGAGTTCTTTCATTGTTTTACTGCTCGATCGCCCTGTCGCCGATAGCGGCAGCGATCTTTTTGAATTTGTCTTCAAAACCGAACTGATTCCGATTAGCTTCGCCGGCCAGCACGACCTCATACTTGCCGTCTTCGGTCGGCGTGATCGCCGCCCAGACGCGCTTATGCGCGAAAAAGAATACGAACATCAATGCGAATATCAGCCCAAATCCGCCAAAATACCACGCGATAAATGCCCCGTGAAACGGATCGTATTTTATCGATAGAATATGGGCCAATGGAGACTTCTCATAACCGCTCATTCGCCATTTATAACCCGCTTTGGCGGCGTTGATCGGGGCATTGTCCGGCAGCTTCTCCGAGAACGCAAAGACCCTGACCGATTCCGCTCCCGGAGGTGTGACGGTCAAAACGGCTGCGGGATTGTTGTATTCGCCGCTCTTTGTGTCAGGCTTGCCGCCCGGCCCAATTGTAAAATCCGCCAAAAACTGATCGAATTTGACCGTAGTTCCGTCGGCGAGTTGCGTGGTTCCGTTGCGGTCGATTTCGATCGTCGTCGCAGCACCGCCGCCCGCCGGCGTCAGATCGACCTTGATCTTTCGGGCACTGCCGACCGGGATCGTCTGTGCCTGAAAAAATCGATAGCCGCGATAATTGAGAGGTGCGTTCAGGGCGACGTCGGCCGTCATTCTGCCATATTGCGGATCGTCGATCAGCAACTGCGTGCGCCAGTCCATCGTATTGTTGACGTCGATCGACCCTTTAGCGTCGATCAGCGTCTGTTGGATGTCGGTACATTCCATCGTGAAGGGAAGTTTGACGTTAAACTTCTCTTTTTTGTCGAGATCAAATTGGATCATTTGGATCTCGTCCGTGCGTTCGCCGGGCGTCATTCTGACATCTGCGTCAAAGCCGGTTTGAAGTGCGACAAAATGTCCTAGAAAGAGCGTGAGCAGGGCGACGTGGACGATATACGCTCCAATTCGATTCCACTTGCCACTTTCGCCGAACACCGTTGTTATTCCGCCCTTTACGGTAGTGGTAGCTTTTAGACCGTTTTCCTTAAGTATTTCGGCGATCTTTGTTGCGGCGTCGGCCTCAGACGCAGCCTCGATCTTGATCTCTTCGTGGACGTTCCGAGCCAGGAGCCACGGCTTTGTGGCAGTCGTTTTGGGCCTTACTATGTAGCTCCAAGCAGCGGGGAAGTGGTCAATAGATGCCAGAACGATATTTAGCGAAAGTACCAACAGTAGAACGTTGAAATACCAAGTGTGATAAATATCGAAAATCCCCAGAGCGCCGAAAACATTTCTCTCGGCCGGCGTAAGCGATACATAGTACGAGTCGAAACCTTGGACATTCTGTTGCAGGACTACCATACCGATGATCGACAGGACCACCATTACGCAGAGTAGAACCACGCCAAAACGTACCGAGCTCAGAAAATCGAGAATTCGGTTTACGATCGGTGCAGATTTGGGCTTAAAGGCCGGTTTGGGCTCTATGGCGTCTTCGACAACTGACATAAGTTAATAAAAAGCATAGCCGAGCGAAAAGGGTTTGTCACACGGTTATTAATTAGTTCGGCTTTTCCATGCAAAAATGGAGCTTTGTTAAGCGTAGTTTGGAGAATTATTTTGAAAACGCTATTCTTGAAGTTCACGTTGCGAGTAGATTTTATTATTGATGGATACTTTAACCGCCCAAATTGAGGATATTAGGACTTTTTCGCTGAAGGAAAAAGCGGCCGCGTACTTTGAATTGACCAAGCCGCGAATCGCGTTTTTGCTTGTACTCACGTCGGCCGCCGGATTCTACATCGGCACGCAAGGCGAGTTTCCGATCGGTCTTTTCATTCACTCGATGATAGCGATCACGATCCTTGCCTCCGGCGTCGCTACGCTTAATCAGTGGTTCGAACGCTCGCTCGACCCGAAGATGGAAAGGACCGCGAAGCGCCCTTTGCCCAGTAATCGTGTGACACCGAATGCAGCACTTACTTTTGGAGTGCTCAATTGCGCGGTAGCTGAGGCGTATCTCTTCTTTTTCGTAAACGGACTGACCGCGTTTCTGGGTCTTTTGGTGATCATCGGCTACGTGCTGCTCTACACGCCGCTCAAGACCAGAACGACCGCGTGTACTGCCATTGGGGCATTTCCGGGGGCATTGCCACCTTTAATGGGCTTTACGGCTGCGACAGGCGAGATCACAATGATCGCCTGGGCACTATTTGCCATTCAATTCTTTTGGCAATTTCCACACTTTTTTGCGATCGCCTGGATGTATCGCGTTCAATATCGCCGTGCCGGAATTAAAATGCTTCCGGCGGTCGAACCTGACGGGCGTATCACATTTCGTCAGATCGTAATGTTTACGGTGCTGCTCGTTCCCGTGAGTCTCGCCCCGTTCTTCCTCGGTATCGACGGCATCGTTTACCTCGTCGGAGCAGTTATCCTCGGCGGTTGGTTTCTGTGGGCGAGTATCCGCTCTGCACTTTCAAAGTCGAACCAATCCGCAAAGGCTCTATTACTTGTTTCGGTGATTTACCTTCCGCTACTATTCATCCTTATGGTTGCGGACAAACGATAGAGATAGAATATGAAACTCGGAACTGCAGACCTCATTGCAAGTGCCGACGAAATCGTCGGGAAACCGGTATTGACTCTTGGCGGCGGATCAACTTCGTCGGGCAACGGCCCTAGCAACAGAGGCGGCGGCGGTGGCGATGGGCCGCGTCCATCAAGTGACGACTTGGCCGAGAACGAAACTCCGGATCCGACCAATAAGTTCCGCATCCTTACGTGGTTTCTACTCCTGATCGTTTTGATGACCTTTGGCGGGTTGATCGGTGCTTACGTCGTGATCGCGACCAATAACGTCGCCGAATGGGCTCCATTCACCTTACCGATCCAGGTTTGGGTTAGTACGGCGTTGATCTTGGCCAGCAGCGGCACGTATTATATCGCCGAAAAGGCCATAAAGGCCAACATTCAGGAACGCGGAAAAAGATTTCTACTCGCAACTACGGTCTTAGGCGGTGTATTTATCGCTTCACAACTCTTGGCTTGGGTAGCACTCTCCAATCGCGGCCTGTATATGCAGGGGAATCCATATGTCGGGTTCTTTTACCTTCTGACGGCGGTACACGCTGTTCACGTGCTTGGCGGCATTACCGCCCTATCAGCGATTCTTTTGCGTTCGTGGTATCCGACCTCAAACGAGGTTGCTATCCGGCGGCGGATCGGGTTAGCTCAAGTTGTGGGATGGTATTGGCATTTTATGGGCCTGTTGTGGATCGTGCTTTTTGTTCTGCTCGGATTTTGGAAGTAGATAAATGGAATTGTTGGGAGTATTTCCGCACCTTAACGCCTCACTTAACGCACTGTCGGGAGTTTGTCTGGTATTTGGCCTGTATTTCATCCGGTCGAAACAGATCAAACAGCATCGCTTTTGTATGCTCGCAGCGTGTACAGTCTCGGCAGTATTCCTGGCCTCGTACCTGACACATCACGCTCTGCGGACTTACTATTTTGGCCTCGGCCCGACAAAATTTACCGGCGAGGGGCTGATCAGACCCATATATTTTACAATACTGACTTCCCACACGATCTTGGCAACATTGGTTACGCCGTTTGTGCTGTGGACGCTACGACGTGCTCTGCAGGGTAAATTCGACCTGCACAAGCGGATCGCACGTCTCGTGTACCCGGTTTGGCTGTACGTTTCAGTGACCGGTGTCGCGGTTTACCTGCTGCTCTATCAATTTTATCCCGATCGTTAATTTTTCGTCTGTTTTTTCTTGTCAACGGTCGGAGGTTGATGCTAATATCTAATTGTTGAAAAGTTGATCACCGAGGCCGTCTTTGGTAAGACGACGCGGGGGAACCAATGGTTGAGCGACTAGTCGCAAAACCGGGGGCGAAGCATCTCGATAAAGAGATACGGGGATACTCTTTCGTTCCTAGCCCGACAGCTAACCTCGTAGGTGTGGCAAAGAAGTAACAGCAACAGATTAAGCCGGTATGGCAAGGTTCTGATGTGCTTCGCGTCCGCTATTCAACACGGAAGCAGACATCCGGTCTTCTCAAAGGGAAAAAGTCCCGTCAAGCGATTGACGGGACTTTTTTTGTTGAAATTCGAATGACTATCTGACGATCAGAATGGGCAGGATCTTCACGTTCATTGCCAGTACTTTGCCGTCCGGATCAAACTCGATCGATTGCGGCTTTGCCCGCATCTTTACAGAAAACTTCTCGATCCGCTGATGGATATCGATCGACTTTTTCTCATAACCCGCGGTCATTTTGACCGAGACGTCGAGCGGCAATCTAAAGACCGCCGGCACGATCGCATCCGGCTTTTGTGTTTGCGTAACCGTCAACGCCAGCGTTTTGGCTTTCGTGCTGTAAACGGGGCGGACCGAAAGGCTTGGGGCTCCCGAGCTATAGACCCATTGATCGAAAAACCAAGTCAGATCTTGCCCCGACGCCTGTTCCATCGCCGCCTTTAGATCCGTCGAGATGACCGAACCGAATTTGTGCCGGTTGAGGTAATTATTTACCGCTTTCCAGAAGACCTCGGTGCCGACCTGTTCGCGAAGCATATGCAGTACAACGCCGCCCTTATTGTATGTGACGGATGCGTTGTCAAAGAGCTTTGCGGGGTCGGCGGCTCTCAAATTATAGAGTCCGTGACGCCTCTTCGTGATCGAGTCGTCAGCCAGGAAGGTTGCTGCGTCAAAGCGGACCTTGCGCATATAGTCTTCGCGGCCGTTGGTCTTCTCGCGATAGACGGCCTCCATATATGTAGCAAAACCCTCGTTTAGCCACAATTCCGCCCAACTGCGGCACGTGACAAGGTCGCCGAACCAAGAATGTGCCAATTCGTGCGAAACGAGGTCAGTGACGACGTCCTTGCCAAACTCAAAATCGCCGAAGAATATCTCGGTGTCGGCCATTGTCGTCGCCGTTATATTCTCCATTCCGCCAAATTGGAACGAGGCAACGATCGTCTGATCGTACTTGTTGTACGGAAACTTGACGCCCGTTACGCCCTCAAAGACCGGGATCATTTTCGACGTTTGCGAGAATGCACGGCGACCGGTGTCCTCCTTGCCGGGATAGACGTAATAGGCGAGCGGAACGGTTCCGGCGGTGTCGTCGATCCTTACATATTTTCCAACGACAAACGATACTAAGTACGTCGAGTGCGGGACCGGCATTTTGAAGTGCCAGGTGGATTTGCCCTCTGCCGTGTCGGTCTTGCCGAGAAATTCGCCGTTGCCGATCACTGTTTCATCGCGTTCGACCGTGATATATTCCTCGGTCGTGGCCTTATCGCTCGGAAAATCGAACGAGGGGAACCAATGCCGCGCCTCGTCGGCCTCGCCCTGAGTCCATATCTGGTCTGAATGCACGACTCTCCGCGGGTCAGTTTCGGCATTTACAAAATATATGCCCTTTTGCGGTTTCGCGGTGTATTTTAGTCGAACGCTGATCGTGTCAGCGGGGCCATAATTCCGGTCCATCGTTATCTTAATGAGGTTGTTAATGTTCGAATACTTAAGGTCGGTTCCGGACTGCTCGATCTTTACGGATTGAAAGGTCATCCCCACGGCGTCCAATTCGAACGACGTAAAGCCCTCGTTGAGCGGTTTCAGTACGACGGTCGTGTCGCCGGCGATCGACCGCGCGTCACGGTCAAAGGAAACCCGTAAAACGTAATGCTGCATGTCAAAGTTTGACTTGCGATCAAAACTTGGAAGGCCGGCAGGCTGCGAAAAAGCGGTTGCGGCCGCGATCATTGTAAAGGCGGCCGCAAGGATAAGTGAGCGAAGAGACTTCATATTTATTTCTATTCGAGGTTATTTCAAGTGCGTGTTAAACCAATCGATGACGTGGCCATACCAAAATTCGGAATTCTGGGGCTTTAAAATCCAATGTCCTTCGTCAGGAAACACGATCAATTTCGACGGTACATTCTTAAGCTGCAGCGTCGTAAATAGCTGCAGGCTCTGATCGACCGGTACCCGATAGTCGAGTTCGCCGGCGGTCACGAGCGTCGGTGTCGCAAAATTCTTAGCAAACTTATGCGGCGACCATCGGTTGTAGTTCACCGCGTTTTCCCACGGCATACCCTTAAATTCCCAATTGACGAACCACAATTCCTCGGTTGCCGTCGCCATACTTTCGAGATTGTAAACTCCCGCGTGTGAGACAAAGGTTTTGTACTTAAATCGCGGATCATTATTATGCCCAAGGAGCCAATCGACCATATATCCGCCATAGCTCGCACCAGCAGCTCCGATATTATTCTTATCGACAAATGGACGTTTGCTGATGTCCGCGACGCCGTTCTGGATATCGACGAACGCCTTTCCACCCCAGTCGCCCGAGATGTCATCAACAAACTTCTGCCCGTAGCCCGTCGAACCGCGGGGGTTCGGCATAAATACGACATATCCGGCGTTGGCAAATATCTGCGGATTCCATCTATAGCCCCAATTGTCGCTCCAGGCACCTTGCGGGCCACCGTGGATCAGCACGATCAGGGGGTACTTTTTGGATGCGTCGAACTTGGCCGGCTTGAGTAAAAATCCGTGGATGTTCTGGTTTAACGCACCCTTCCATTCAACGTCTTCCGGCTTTTGGAGGCCGAAGGCATTCATAGCCTCATCATTATCGCTCGCCATCGCCCGCAGTGCCGTGCCGTCGGTGCCGATGCTCATAATGTTGCTCGGAGCACTCATCGAACTCCACGCAAAGACGAGCGTCCTTCCGTCGGGTGAGATATTAAGTCCGCTTGCAAAACCGACGTCAGCGACCTTTTTGACGTGCGTCGCGATCCTTAAACGAAAATCCGGTTCGACCGGTACGCTAAAGATAGGTGCTCGACCGCGTTCGCCCGCAGTGAAATATACGGTTTTGCTGTCGGCAGAAACGGTGAATTCATCCACTTGTTGGCCGAATCCGCCTGTCAGTTCGACGATTTCGCCGGTTTGCGGATGAAATCGCATTATCCGCCACCGATCAGCTTCGAATGTCGGTGTCTTTTGTGAACGGAATAACAGATATTTGCCATCGGGCGTATAGGTCGGCGATGCATCGTAGCCGTTCATTCCGGCGGTGATATTTTTTGCCGTACCGTCACCGTTTATCTTGGCGATAAAAATATCGCTGTTGGTGGACATCGCTTCAACGCGGTCAGGGTTGCGTATGTAAACAATGCTCGAACCATCAGGCGAAAAGGTGTAGTCGACTCCGCTAGCGGCGGCATACGGCGGCGAATCAAAATCGCCCTTGGTCAGATCACGTGCCGATCCGCCCTTGGCTGATACGACAAATACGTGATTTCGCTTTCGGTTACGCCATTCGACCCAATGCTTAAACAAGAGCCGGTCAGTGACCTTGGCCTGAACCTTACTCTTTTCGGCCTTTTCATCCTCGGTCTTATTACAATCATCAGAACTGCACTCCGGATAGACCTCCGAGCCGAACGCGATCCACTGGCCGTCGGGCGACCATACCGGTCCACCGGCACCGGTCGATATGTTGGTCACCTTTTCCTTGTCGCCGCCATCGGCCTTCATCGTCCAGATCTGACCGCCGGTCGTGAATGCGATCCGCTTGCCGTCCGGCGACCAACGTGGGCCGCTACTCGACGCCGATCCGTTGGTCAATTGCTTTCGTCCGCTGCCATCAGCAGACATTGTATAGATCTGGCTGAGCGTGCGGTTAGCGTCCTTATTGACGACTCCGATGGTGAATGCGACGGTTTGGCCATTTGGCGAGAGCTGTGGATCTGCAACACGTTTGAGGTTGATCAGATCGTTGACCGAAAACGTCCGTTGGGCGTTCGCCGCAAGAGCGACCGCGAAAACTATAGCGACCGATAGGAATATGCGTTTCATATATTTATCCAGTTTGAAATTGTGTTGAACAACGCCATTATCGCATAGAATTTTGTAAGACTGAACACTTCGGATAATATCGTTCTATGAAAATTCTAGTTTTGCTTCTTGCGGCGATATTCCCGTCCGCCGCCGTCATCGCTCAAGTTGCCGAGGCCAAGCCAACGCCGCAGCTTTATTCTGAACAAACGGTGCGAAATATGCGTGAGATCCAGCGAGCTTCGGGCCTTAGCAGCTATGCCTACGATCAAACGAGATATCTTTCATACAATATAGGACCTAGGCTTTCCGGTTCGTCGCAGGCCGCCAAAGCGGTTGAATATGTCGCAAATGAGATGCGAAAACTTGGACTCGACGTTCGCCTACAAAAGTGCCTTGTGCCGCATTGGGTTCGGGGCGAAGAACGTGGCGAACTTGTGGAATTTTCGGGTATGGCTCCGGGGACTGTCCAAAGAGTCGTTTTGACTGCTCTCGGCGGCAGCGTGGCGACGCCGGCCGAAGGTATTACCGCCGAGGTGGTCGTGGTCAGTAGCTTTGAGGAATTGGCAGAGCTTGGCCGTGAAAAGATCCAAGGCAAGATCGTACTATTCAATTTCAAATTTGATTCCGAAATGCAGTCGTCGGGATTCGGCGGGGCAGCGTATGGCCAGGCCGTACAGTTTCGGTTTGGCGGTGCCATCGCGGCGGCACGATTCGGTGCGGTCGCTTCACTCAATCGTTCGGCGGGCGGTTCTCAAAATCGGCTCGCACACACCGGTTCGATGGGATATGTCGAAGGCGTGACTAAGATCCCGGGAGCGGCGGTTTCGTACGAGGATGCCGAGACGATCGCGAGTTTGGCGACGGCCGGCAAAGTTAAAATTCATCTTACGCTCACGCCGCAAACACTGCCTGACGTCGAGAGCTATAACGTCATCGGCGATTTGAAGGGAACTGAGCGTCCGAATGAGATCGTGATCGTTTCCGGCCATCTTGATTCGTGGGACCTCGGTCAGGGCGCGATCGATGACGCATCGGGCGTCGCCGTTTCGATGTCGGTAGCCAAAATGTTAAAGGACCTGAAAATCAAGCCCAAGCGGACGATCCGAGTTATCGCGTGGATGAATGAAGAGAACGGAGGACGCGGTTCGGCGGCATACGAGAAGGAAGAATCGGCGAATATCGCAAATCATTTCGCCGCCATCGAGGCTGATCTCGGGGCATCGCATCCACTAGGTATACTTTTTACCGGTAAGCCCGAGATACAAGCTTTTCTTGCACCGATCTCGCAGGCACTGCTGCCGCAAGGCGCGTGGCAGACTCAATTGCAGGCGGGCGGGGTGGGTGCTGATACTGCCCCATTGACGCGTGCCGGTGTGCCGACCTTTGCACCGTGGTTTAACCAGCAGACTTACTTTAATTATCACCACACTGCGGCCGACACCTTTGACAAGATCGACCCGCGTCAAATGCGTGAGCTAGGCGGCGTTGTGGCGGTACTCGCATATGGACTTGCCAATTTGGAGCAACCGTTGCCGCGATAGTGAAATGACAAGGCCGACTTCGACGGTTTTGAACTTACGGGTTGAACTGATAAGCTGATTATTCGACCTTTAATTAAGGAATTATAGAATTTTATGAATAGGCCGCCTCCGTACTTTCCGCAAAGCCAGTTGTCACCGCCTGACGAGAATCGTTATCGCAAATTCAAATTTGTGATCGTGGGCCTGGTTCTACTTTTGATCGCTCTGCTTGCGGGGATCGGCGTTGGCATCTTCTATTTGGTTCGTTGGCTGTTTTAGTAAGCCGCCTGGGTAATTTGTAAAAAGGACGATCTGACGCGAATGTCAGATCGTCCTTTTTGTTTCGGTTTTCTTACAGATTTATGGATTGGTGGGACTCTGCTGCTTGGCAGTGCTTTTCGAACTATCGACCGTCAGTTGCTTGGCTTGCGGCATTAATCCGATCGCCTTTAAGAGTTGGTCGTCGTATTCGTTAAAGACCTGACCCGATGTCTGTGAACCATAAGCAGCAGTCACTAGTTCTGTTCTAAGCGTTCGTTCGATAAACTCGCGTTCACGGTCAAGTTGTGCCGGCAAAACCTTATACTTGGTCTCCGCGAAAGATTTGAAGGTGTCGAACAATGCCGGTGTCACCGGAAAGTCGGTCTTAGTAATGTCGTAGTCAAATAGGATCGGCTTGAGAACCTTGTAGCTCTCAAAGCCTTTGACTCGGCCAACCACCAGATCCAGAGCAAACGCGAATATCGGGCTAACTAGTTTCTGCTGGGCACGAGCACGTTCGATCTCGATCGTATCAGGTTTGATCGGCACGTCCGGATTGATACCACCGCCGCTATAGACGACTCGGCCTGCGTCGGTTCGGCTTTCCACACCGGTCGGTTTGACCGGATCAGCCGTGATGTCGCGGAAACTACCGCCCTCTGTGTAATAGTCGTAAAGATTGCCGTTGGAATAATCTCGCTGGATCAACCGCCCGGCCGGTGTTTCGTACTTAGCGATCGTAAGCAACAGCATCGATCCATAATCCAATTGAAAGGGATTTTGAACCAAGCCTTTGCCAAACGTATTTTCGCCGACGATCAACGCCCGGTCGTGATCCTGCAAAGCACCGGCCAGGATCTCGGACGCCGAGGCCGTATTGCGATTGACAAGCACTACTACCGGCGATCTGTCGGGAGTAGGATTATCTGCCCGGTATTGATCAGAAACGCCCTCGATACGGCCCTTTTGAGTAAATACTGTCTGGTCACGCTTCAGAAAGCTGTTTGCCACACGGTACGCCTGACTAACGAGGCCGCCGCCATTGTCACGCAGGTCGATGACGATCTGCTGCATTCCCTTGGCACGCAATTCTCGAGTCGCGGCAACAAATTCGGCATATGTGGTCTGGTTAAATCCGCCCCGCATCGCCAGATAGCCGACACCCGGCCGGATCATATAATACTCACCGATAGAAGGTTGCGATACCGCATCGCGAACTATATCGACAGTCTCAAGTTTGCCGGTCGCAAGACGCTCAACCACAAGTTTGGCAGGAGTGCCCCGCGGGCCGCGAAGAAAATTGCGAACGTCCGCAAAGGGCTTGCCGAGCATCGAAGTGCCGTTTACCTCAACTATCTTGTCACCGTAGCGAAGCCCTGCACGATTGGCCGGGGCACCGTCAAAAGTCGCCTTGATATACGTCGCAATTACTTTGCCGTCAACGTCGCTCAGATCTCCGATCGTGGCTCCGATACCGTAGTAACGCGAACTCTGATCCGTCCGAAACTCCTCATACTCTTTAGCGTCAAAGTAATTAGAGTGGGGATCGAGGGTATGCAGCATCGAATCGATCGATGACTTCATCACGTCATTGTAATTAAGTGCTTTTGCTCCACCGTAGTTTCGTTCGATAAGGGAGAGCGCCTCGGCGATATCCTTTTCGATATCTTCGACCTTAACCACCTTTTTCGGTGTATCTGTGCTCTTTTGCTCAGCGGACCTTATGTTTCCGGAGCGAGAGGATGCCGACGGTGCCTGCCCGAATCCGGTCAGGACAAATGTAAAAATCAGCGTGAATGCGAATATGCTGTTAAATCTTTGTTGCACTAACAAATCCCCCGATCGTTGCATCGCTTTAGAGCGGTTTTTAGCTATCGATAAGAATATCATCCATTTGAGTTCAATGCGATGAGTTTCGTTGCCTGACTTTAGCTTTGAACTATTGAAACTTACGTTCTTTTTGATCGTAATGTTTTGAGTTAAACTTTCAACAGTCAAAAAGGATCCGTAAACAAAGGACATTATTATGCTGAACCGTCTTATTTTCACGCTCGTCTTATGCCTGTTTATCACTGCGGCGGTCTTTTCGCAGACAAAACTGCTTAGGTATCCCGACATACAGGGCGACAAGGTCGTATTTACATACGGCGGCGATCTGTGGACTGCGTCGACGTCCGGCGGAACGGCTATTCGGCTTACATCCCATCCCGGTGTCGAGACCTACGCTAAGTTTTCGCCGGACGGCAAGTGGATCGCCTTTACGGCCCAGTACGACGGTGACGAACAGGTTTATGTAGTGTCAGCACAGGGCGGCGAGCCAAAGCAGTTGACATTTTACCCGTCGCGCGGACCGCTTGCTCCGCGTTGGGGGTTCGACAACCAGGTTCACGGTTGGACCAAGGACGGCCGCATCGTGTTTCGAAGCCTGCGGGACTCTTGGGCGACGCCGATCGCGAGGCTTTATACCGTATCGACCGAGGGCGGTGCGGCCACCGCATTGCCGATGCCTGAGGCGGGATCCGGTGACACGTCACCCGACGGAACTAAGATGGTCTACTCGCCGAGGTTTCGCGATTTCCGTCCGGAAAAGCGTTATTCCGGCGGCCAGGCAAATACGCTTTATATCTACGACCTCTCGACCAACGATGCTAAAAAGATCTCCGACAACCCACGAGCAAGTCGCGATGCGATGTGGATCGGCGGCACGATCTATTACAACTCAGACAAAGACGGCAAGTTTAATCTTTACGCATACGACACCGCCGGCGGTAAGACGTCTCAGGTCACGCGAAATCGCGATTGGGACATTCGTTGGCCGAGCTCGGACAATCTGAGCCGGATCGTTTACGAACGCGATGGCGAACTAGAGATCTTTGACGTAAATTCGAAAAAGGCCACGCATTTGAGCATCAG encodes:
- the cyoE gene encoding protoheme IX farnesyltransferase; translated protein: MDTLTAQIEDIRTFSLKEKAAAYFELTKPRIAFLLVLTSAAGFYIGTQGEFPIGLFIHSMIAITILASGVATLNQWFERSLDPKMERTAKRPLPSNRVTPNAALTFGVLNCAVAEAYLFFFVNGLTAFLGLLVIIGYVLLYTPLKTRTTACTAIGAFPGALPPLMGFTAATGEITMIAWALFAIQFFWQFPHFFAIAWMYRVQYRRAGIKMLPAVEPDGRITFRQIVMFTVLLVPVSLAPFFLGIDGIVYLVGAVILGGWFLWASIRSALSKSNQSAKALLLVSVIYLPLLFILMVADKR
- a CDS encoding DUF420 domain-containing protein, with amino-acid sequence MELLGVFPHLNASLNALSGVCLVFGLYFIRSKQIKQHRFCMLAACTVSAVFLASYLTHHALRTYYFGLGPTKFTGEGLIRPIYFTILTSHTILATLVTPFVLWTLRRALQGKFDLHKRIARLVYPVWLYVSVTGVAVYLLLYQFYPDR
- a CDS encoding M20/M25/M40 family metallo-hydrolase — protein: MKILVLLLAAIFPSAAVIAQVAEAKPTPQLYSEQTVRNMREIQRASGLSSYAYDQTRYLSYNIGPRLSGSSQAAKAVEYVANEMRKLGLDVRLQKCLVPHWVRGEERGELVEFSGMAPGTVQRVVLTALGGSVATPAEGITAEVVVVSSFEELAELGREKIQGKIVLFNFKFDSEMQSSGFGGAAYGQAVQFRFGGAIAAARFGAVASLNRSAGGSQNRLAHTGSMGYVEGVTKIPGAAVSYEDAETIASLATAGKVKIHLTLTPQTLPDVESYNVIGDLKGTERPNEIVIVSGHLDSWDLGQGAIDDASGVAVSMSVAKMLKDLKIKPKRTIRVIAWMNEENGGRGSAAYEKEESANIANHFAAIEADLGASHPLGILFTGKPEIQAFLAPISQALLPQGAWQTQLQAGGVGADTAPLTRAGVPTFAPWFNQQTYFNYHHTAADTFDKIDPRQMRELGGVVAVLAYGLANLEQPLPR
- a CDS encoding cytochrome c biogenesis protein ResB, whose amino-acid sequence is MSVVEDAIEPKPAFKPKSAPIVNRILDFLSSVRFGVVLLCVMVVLSIIGMVVLQQNVQGFDSYYVSLTPAERNVFGALGIFDIYHTWYFNVLLLVLSLNIVLASIDHFPAAWSYIVRPKTTATKPWLLARNVHEEIKIEAASEADAATKIAEILKENGLKATTTVKGGITTVFGESGKWNRIGAYIVHVALLTLFLGHFVALQTGFDADVRMTPGERTDEIQMIQFDLDKKEKFNVKLPFTMECTDIQQTLIDAKGSIDVNNTMDWRTQLLIDDPQYGRMTADVALNAPLNYRGYRFFQAQTIPVGSARKIKVDLTPAGGGAATTIEIDRNGTTQLADGTTVKFDQFLADFTIGPGGKPDTKSGEYNNPAAVLTVTPPGAESVRVFAFSEKLPDNAPINAAKAGYKWRMSGYEKSPLAHILSIKYDPFHGAFIAWYFGGFGLIFALMFVFFFAHKRVWAAITPTEDGKYEVVLAGEANRNQFGFEDKFKKIAAAIGDRAIEQ
- a CDS encoding M1 family metallopeptidase — its product is MKSLRSLILAAAFTMIAAATAFSQPAGLPSFDRKSNFDMQHYVLRVSFDRDARSIAGDTTVVLKPLNEGFTSFELDAVGMTFQSVKIEQSGTDLKYSNINNLIKITMDRNYGPADTISVRLKYTAKPQKGIYFVNAETDPRRVVHSDQIWTQGEADEARHWFPSFDFPSDKATTEEYITVERDETVIGNGEFLGKTDTAEGKSTWHFKMPVPHSTYLVSFVVGKYVRIDDTAGTVPLAYYVYPGKEDTGRRAFSQTSKMIPVFEGVTGVKFPYNKYDQTIVASFQFGGMENITATTMADTEIFFGDFEFGKDVVTDLVSHELAHSWFGDLVTCRSWAELWLNEGFATYMEAVYREKTNGREDYMRKVRFDAATFLADDSITKRRHGLYNLRAADPAKLFDNASVTYNKGGVVLHMLREQVGTEVFWKAVNNYLNRHKFGSVISTDLKAAMEQASGQDLTWFFDQWVYSSGAPSLSVRPVYSTKAKTLALTVTQTQKPDAIVPAVFRLPLDVSVKMTAGYEKKSIDIHQRIEKFSVKMRAKPQSIEFDPDGKVLAMNVKILPILIVR
- a CDS encoding cytochrome c oxidase subunit 3 translates to MKLGTADLIASADEIVGKPVLTLGGGSTSSGNGPSNRGGGGGDGPRPSSDDLAENETPDPTNKFRILTWFLLLIVLMTFGGLIGAYVVIATNNVAEWAPFTLPIQVWVSTALILASSGTYYIAEKAIKANIQERGKRFLLATTVLGGVFIASQLLAWVALSNRGLYMQGNPYVGFFYLLTAVHAVHVLGGITALSAILLRSWYPTSNEVAIRRRIGLAQVVGWYWHFMGLLWIVLFVLLGFWK
- a CDS encoding S9 family peptidase codes for the protein MKRIFLSVAIVFAVALAANAQRTFSVNDLINLKRVADPQLSPNGQTVAFTIGVVNKDANRTLSQIYTMSADGSGRKQLTNGSASSSGPRWSPDGKRIAFTTGGQIWTMKADGGDKEKVTNISTGAGGPVWSPDGQWIAFGSEVYPECSSDDCNKTEDEKAEKSKVQAKVTDRLLFKHWVEWRNRKRNHVFVVSAKGGSARDLTKGDFDSPPYAAASGVDYTFSPDGSSIVYIRNPDRVEAMSTNSDIFIAKINGDGTAKNITAGMNGYDASPTYTPDGKYLLFRSQKTPTFEADRWRIMRFHPQTGEIVELTGGFGQQVDEFTVSADSKTVYFTAGERGRAPIFSVPVEPDFRLRIATHVKKVADVGFASGLNISPDGRTLVFAWSSMSAPSNIMSIGTDGTALRAMASDNDEAMNAFGLQKPEDVEWKGALNQNIHGFLLKPAKFDASKKYPLIVLIHGGPQGAWSDNWGYRWNPQIFANAGYVVFMPNPRGSTGYGQKFVDDISGDWGGKAFVDIQNGVADISKRPFVDKNNIGAAGASYGGYMVDWLLGHNNDPRFKYKTFVSHAGVYNLESMATATEELWFVNWEFKGMPWENAVNYNRWSPHKFAKNFATPTLVTAGELDYRVPVDQSLQLFTTLQLKNVPSKLIVFPDEGHWILKPQNSEFWYGHVIDWFNTHLK